The Scylla paramamosain isolate STU-SP2022 unplaced genomic scaffold, ASM3559412v1 Contig5, whole genome shotgun sequence genome contains a region encoding:
- the LOC135096628 gene encoding tenascin-like → MDKPVRLASLAMVALVVVAALTTMAMVVESASVRERKPTNHSNNTSVIAVPSDLLVRLVEVTQSLHNLLPRRSVSDGNIEATQETAGLKGASGEERILTLALTQHALLQHRMEELLTQTGRCQAQVEALQEDKEELKREIQATKERMTRKNKHTLEFPAKSDHGCKCKQTDSDAHKRTAMLSTTATIDTTTAITVLTAPPGPPESTTITNGRNSSTGRIVDRVSGGAVTETTSITIIPTTTAATTIATTTTESVVVLGSGVRVKECAGHQLAGARESGVYEIYPSECRPVKVWCDLETAGGGWTVFLNRQETEKTGKRQENFTRDWKDYSLGFGDVNGEYWLGNEILHRLTSREPHILRVDAEDFENSRRFGQWHRFQVEDEKQGYRLLAVMYDTNSTLGDGLLWHSGMQFSTIDRDNDKHKGNSPDLTSPDLTSPDLT, encoded by the exons ATGGACAAGCCGGTACGGTTGGCATCCCTGGCTATGGTGGcacttgtggtggtggcagccctGACTAcgatggcgatggtggttgaGAGTGCCTCGGTGCGAGAACGTAAACCCACAAACCACTCCAATAACACTTCA GTCATTGCAGTGCCTTCAGATCTACTGGTGCGCCTAGTGGAGGTGACACAATCCCTTCATAACTTGCTGCCGCGCCGGAGTGTAAGCGACGGAAACATTGAGGCGACCCAAGAGACCGCTGGGCTAAAAG gtgcGTCTGGTGAGGAACGGATTCTTACACTTGCACTGACACAACACGCGCTGCTGCAACACAGAATGGAGGAACTTCTGACGCAAACGGGAAGGTGTCAAGCCCAG GTGGAGGCGCtgcaggaggacaaggaggagctGAAGAGGGAAATTCAAGCCACGAAGGAGCGAATgacgagaaaaaacaaacacacacttgaaTTTCCCGCCAAAAGTGACCACGGTTGTAAATGTAAACAGACTGACTCCGACGCACACAAAAGGACTGCAATGCTctctaccactgctactatcgatactactactgcaataacTGTCCTCACTGCTCCGCCTGGTCCTCCTGAgtctactactatcactaatgGCAGGAATAGTAGCACTGGGCGGATAGTAGACCGTGTTTCTGGTGGAGCGGTGACTGaaactacttctattactattattccgactactactgctgctactactattgctactactactactgagagtGTGGTTGTGCTTGGATCTGGTGTAAG aGTGAAGGAATGCGCGGGGCACCAGCTGgcgggagcgagagagagcggAGTGTATGAAATTTATCCCTCAGA ATGCCGTCCAGTCAAGGTGTGGTGTGACCTGGAGACGGCAGGAGGCGGGTGGACAGTCTTCCTTAACCGTCAGGAGacagagaaaacgggaaaaagacaggaaaatttTACAAGAGATTGGAAAGATTACAGCCTCGGATTTGGCGATGTTAACGGCGAATATTGGCTTG gtaacgaAATTTTGCACAGGCTCACCTCCAGGGAGCCTCACATACTGAGAGTGGATGCAGaagactttgaaaatagtcgacgATTTGGCCAGTGGCATAGATTTCAAGTCGAGGATGAGAAGCAGGG gTACAGACTACTGGCCGTGATGTACGATACAAATAGTACACTAGGAGATGGACTATTGTGGCACAGCGGCATGCAATTCTCAACTATCGACAGAGATAATGATAAGCATAAAGGTaactcacctgacctgacctcacctgacctgacctcacctgacctgacctaa
- the LOC135096618 gene encoding CUB and sushi domain-containing protein 1-like, with amino-acid sequence MTCGSPDKRENTTLSTTDTNTGSTVTYTCPTDSLLVGNSTRTCLKSGLWSGSAPTCKSLSSLSRTCVSLCALRCTFSNSYCPASCSQYLERVRGFVGERECGRRWTLPPACTRGVLPSPPPPHGRVISRGQRSGDTAEYTCEEGYLLTGAKTVSCQLGGAWSDEAAECKFIDCGLPPDLPNGRITLLNHTTHLGSLAKYSCDPNHWLDGPEQRQCGVDAAWSQEEPACVLVTCAKPTLPADGYVTGYSFDVGAEVIYHCNEGYRLETGQDGSPQPSSGHERTRSMKRTCQISGLWSGNVPSCVYTDCGHVPAPLKGSRDYLNGTTYLDSQVNYSCTSNYRIVGQQIRECQEDSQWSGEAPLCQEIRCGPPSEKSGGAKVLGISGSDRRLTSTFARRREHLAMEESYRIGSVASYGCGKGYAILQSPTRKCTENGTWAGHEPACVYVDCGLPDKIVNGYYRLLSNTTYFGSQVSYQCAPDYRLDGRIRRHCLANSTWSGLSPTCVEIRCPDLTSDLTPALEVTPAGPVRSGVTATYSCETGRKIVGNPFRSCSTTGNWNGTRPRCEWVSCQMPKEMKNGRSVPVNETLNYKTVIEVLCFPPFKLLGDFRRVCQENGEWSGEEPRCVGEDDDSIYTILDGNSIDNQASATTTTTAATTTATNTGLYVGLVFGLILCLMFVATLFFLRRRQRRGGGKVQPGGGGGGGGDRPPLPPPNDMKSEVNHSMTYSSITDPTTGNDIYENIDEEDAEEEERRIRGGLGGGGGEEENSYYNYNNNIHNNNYNHYSNITNTTTTTPTTTTTTSTTTPTISHHSQPFYRPNSSVLNSRRPTLPPPQPPTIPPSAVVTINGVTVDSSG; translated from the exons ATGACGTGTGGGTCTccagacaagagagagaacaCTACTTTGAGCACCACAGACACTAACACGGGGTCCACTGTCACCTACACCTGCCCAACTGACTCTCTTCTTGTGGGGAACTCGACGAGAACCTGCCTGAAAAGTGGCTTGTGGAGCGGGTCTGCGCCTACTTGCAAAT CCTTGTCATCACTCTCCAGGActtgtgtctctctgtgtgccCTGCGGTGTACCTTCTCTAACTCTTACTGTCCTGCCTCTTGCTCGCAATATCT ggagagagtgagagggtttgtgggagagagggagtgtggacGCCGCTGGACCCTCCCACCTGCCTGT actcGTGGtgtcctcccctcacccccgccTCCTCACGGAAGGGTAATTTCAAGAGGCCAGAGATCAGGTGACACAGCAGAATACACCTGTGAAGAGGGATACCTGCTGACAGGAGcaaag ACTGTGTCCTGTCAGCTTGGCGGTGCATGGAGTGATGAAGCTGCTGAGTGCAAGTTTATCGACTGTGGCTTGCCTCCCGACCTTCCTAACGGCAGG ATAACTCTACtgaaccacacaacacacctcgGTTCGCTGGCCAAGTACTCCTGTGACCCAAACCACTGGCTGGACGGGCCTGAACAGAGACAATGTGGGGTGGACGCAGCGTGGAGCCAAGAGGAGCCAGcatgtgtct TGGTGACCTGCGCAAAGCCTACACTTCCTGCTGATGGGTACGTTACAGGCTATAGTTTTGACGTGGGGGCGGAAGTCATCTACCACTGCAATGAAGGATACCGGCTGGAAACAG GTCAGGATGGCTCACCACAACCTTCCAGTGGGCATGAGAGGACGAGATCTATGAAAAGGACGTGTCAGATCTCAGGACTTTGGTCAGGGAATGTGCCCTCGTGTgttt aCACAGATTGCGGCCACGTTCCTGCCCCCCTGAAGGGTAGTCGTGACTATCTAAATGGTACCACCTATTTGGATAGTCAAGTGAACTATTCCTGTACTTCTAACTATCGGATAGTCGGCCAGCAGATCAGAGAGTGCCAGGAGGATAGTCAGTGGAGTGGAGAGGCGCCGCTGTGTCAAg aAATCCGGTGCGGGCCGCCTTCAGAAAAATCTGGAGGTGCCAAAGTTCTTGGGATTTCTGGCAGTGACCGGCGCCTCACCTCCACATTTGCAAGGCGAAGGGAACATCTGGCCATGGAGGAGTCATACAG GATCGGAAGTGTGGCGAGTTACGGGTGTGGCAAGGGATACGCCATTCTGCAGAGTCCAACACGCAAATGCACAGAAAACGGAACTTGGGCTGGCCATGAGCctgcgtgtgtct ATGTGGATTGTGGGCTACCGGACAAAATAGTCAATGGCTACTATCGACTGCTCAGTAATACTACTTATTTTGGCTCCCAG gtatCGTACCAGTGTGCTCCTGACTATCGGTTGGATGGTCGAATACGTCGCCACTGCCTCGCAAATAGTACCTGGAGCGGACTATCGCCCACCTGTGTTG AGATTAGGTGTCCCGACCTGACTTCTGACCTCACCCCGGCACTCGAGGTCACCCCAGCTGGGCCAGTTAGGAGCGGGGTCACTGCTACTTACTCCTGTGAAACTGGAAGAAAAATTGTTGGGAACCCGTTTCGATCTTGTTCAACGACTGGCAACTGGAACGGAACACGCCCACGCTGCGAAT GGGTGTCTTGTCAAATGCCcaaggaaatgaagaatggCCGGAGTGTGCCTGTGAACGAGACACTGAATTACAAGACAGTCATAGAAGTTTTGTGTTTCCCGCCCTTCAAGTTGCTGGGCGATTTCAGACGAGTGTGTCAAGAAAACGGTGAATGGAGCGGTGAGGAGCCTCGCTGTGTGG gCGAGGACGATGACAGCATCTACACTATCCTGGATGGCAATAGTATAGACAACCAGgcctctgctactactactactactgctgctactaccactgctaccaacACTGGCCTCTATGTTGGCCTGGTGTTTGGGTTAATTTTGTGTCTAATGTTTGTGGCAACACTGTTCTTCCTTAGACG aagacagagaagaggaggggggaaggtgcagcctggaggaggaggaggaggagggggtgacagGCCGCCCCTGCCTCCACCTAATGACATGAAATCTGAGGTCAACCATTCCATGACCTATTCCAGCATTACTGACCCTACTACTG GAAATGACATCTACGAGAATATAGATGAAGAagatgcagaagaagaagagagaagaataagaggaggattaggaggaggaggaggagaagaagagaacagctattacaactacaacaacaacattcacaacaacaactacaaccatTACAGTAACAtaactaacactactactactactcctactactactactaccacttctactactactcctactatcaGCCACCACTCCCAGCCTTTCTATCGGCCAAATAGTTCGGTTCTTAATTCAAGGAGGCCGACATTACCGCCCCCTCAGCCACCGACTATCCCTCCGTCAGCTGTAGTAACTATCAACGGTGTGACTGTTGATAGTTCAgggtag
- the LOC135096617 gene encoding C-type lectin lectoxin-Phi1-like yields the protein MPWPCVKYKPLVLRVDDGVSFDAARERCQQSSPANSSDLAHGMGEVTHSYLTSELATRAADLKADLVWVGVRKDPEFVSRTWRWVDGTVVDTPRWGRAQPNNYNGKQNCVALDKGRKWLWNDVGCELDYLPYVCQYVPSHMSRLSLIFLSSSQPTERLSNKGRHNASPR from the exons ATGCCCTGGCCTTGTGTGAAGTACAAGCCTTTAGTActgagg GTGGATGATGGGGTATCCTTTGACGCTGCGAGGGAAAGGTGCCAGCAGTCTTCCCCCGCCAACTCCTCTGACCTGGCGCACGGCATGGGAGAGGTCACCCACTCCTACCTCACCTCAGAGCTGGCCACCCGCGCCGCTGACCTCAAGGCTGACCTGGTGTGGGTAGGAGTGAGGAAAGATCCAGAATTTGTGTCAAGAACGTGGCGCTGGGTTGACG GCACAGTAGTCGACACTCCGAGGTGGGGGAGAGCGCAGCCGAACAATTACAACGGAAAGCAGAATTGTGTTGCACTCGATAAAGGCAGAAAATGGCTCTGGAATGATGTAGGCTGTGAACTGGACTACCTTCCCTACGTCTGCCAGTATG TGCCCAGCCACATGTCACGGCTGTCTCtgatcttcctgtcttcctcacaACCCACCGAGCGCCTCTCAAACAAGGGCCGTCACAACGCTTCTCCTCGTTAA